In one Natronosalvus amylolyticus genomic region, the following are encoded:
- a CDS encoding substrate-binding domain-containing protein translates to MSEQSRWTNKRRTFLKGAGVTATAGLAGCLGDLTGGDDGETVSWVMNPAEESIDIETQYRPLFNYLEDEADVEIEGIQTSDYSSTVLEMQRGSGDFADTSPGAVAQIPDDIDVVGMRLAFGAEQYFSIIATTPDSDVDSLEDLEGKHVATAGSTSVSGTLFPMLMLNQAGLDTGGAPDGDPDDFEWSPSDHDTAREQLIENPNVDAAGAGAFSLAHHIPQEQFDEMSQDFVDISVEYGDAGTRDPELQLLGVSDPIPRAPIVVRSDWDDPIREELEELMLEAEPENFEHDPEELVDELGLDPEILDADPDDMTDEQLEDLETFEDHELWFNGIEPATHDDYQPVVDLLDDLGLSPEDI, encoded by the coding sequence ATGTCCGAGCAATCGCGGTGGACGAACAAGCGGCGGACGTTTTTGAAAGGTGCAGGGGTTACGGCGACGGCCGGACTCGCCGGCTGTCTCGGTGACCTGACAGGTGGCGACGACGGCGAAACGGTGTCGTGGGTCATGAACCCGGCCGAAGAGTCGATCGACATCGAGACGCAGTACCGCCCGCTTTTCAATTACCTCGAGGACGAGGCTGACGTCGAAATCGAAGGTATCCAGACCTCCGATTACAGTTCGACCGTGCTCGAGATGCAGCGTGGCAGCGGTGACTTCGCGGACACTTCGCCAGGTGCAGTGGCCCAGATTCCCGATGACATCGACGTCGTCGGGATGCGACTGGCCTTCGGTGCAGAGCAGTACTTCTCGATCATCGCGACGACGCCCGACAGCGATGTCGACTCGCTCGAAGACCTCGAAGGAAAACACGTCGCGACGGCTGGCTCGACGTCGGTTTCGGGAACGCTGTTCCCCATGCTGATGCTCAACCAGGCTGGACTCGACACTGGTGGTGCACCTGACGGCGACCCGGACGATTTCGAGTGGAGTCCGTCCGACCACGACACCGCTCGCGAACAGCTAATCGAGAACCCGAACGTCGATGCTGCAGGTGCCGGCGCGTTCTCGCTGGCTCACCATATCCCGCAGGAACAGTTCGACGAGATGTCCCAGGACTTCGTCGACATCTCTGTCGAGTACGGCGATGCTGGAACGCGAGATCCCGAACTCCAGCTTCTCGGCGTTTCCGACCCGATTCCGCGTGCTCCGATCGTGGTTCGGTCGGACTGGGACGACCCGATTCGCGAGGAACTCGAGGAACTGATGCTCGAGGCCGAACCCGAGAACTTCGAACACGACCCCGAGGAACTCGTCGACGAACTCGGACTCGACCCAGAAATCCTCGACGCCGACCCAGATGACATGACGGACGAACAGCTCGAGGACCTCGAGACGTTCGAAGACCACGAACTCTGGTTCAACGGCATCGAGCCAGCGACACACGACGATTATCAGCCTGTCGTCGACCTGCTCGACGACCTCGGTCTGAGTCCAGAGGATATTTAA
- a CDS encoding histidine kinase N-terminal 7TM domain-containing protein, with translation MEWQSTPYSLLLFLAGGTSLLWALYGLRIRRSDGPKPYVTTFIVLSAAVAVWAVSYGFQLAIPTLEGKLIVYSLLHVGGVLVPPAWFAFAMTYTGRDDWLTKPIVAGLLVVPLSLLIAIPTNPYSLALTDVTLEMQGSITVLSVTTGPLYLLFLGYSYVLLLAGLALIVFDTVRSPGPIKRQGLLLMTGASVPFVVNVLTVLDLPPLGIVGINLTPVSLALSSVLFGIAVVRYRLLDLQPIGWDVAMAQMEDGIVILDTAERVVDLNPAAKRLLGDRTPVVGLDAESVLPSYERLASGEPVSMQVTESDGNDRVVQLTRSRLANADATYGWVIVFQDVTVLEQQRQQLIRQNERLDAFARGVSHDLRNPLTIIDGYARLAEETGEPQHFDEIHETVSHMSTFLEDLLTLSQQGQTVTDPQPISLESVVRGAADALSEHDLEVRLQADAVILADRKRLRQALDNLFRNACDHSEGSVVVDVGLLENGFFVEDDGPGIDDDALETVFETGYSTRKAGTGFGLAIVRDIVDAHGWAIEATRGVGGGARFEIIGVETESTLESKY, from the coding sequence ATGGAGTGGCAGTCGACGCCGTATAGCCTGTTGCTCTTTCTGGCGGGCGGTACCTCGCTATTGTGGGCGCTGTACGGACTCAGAATACGTCGAAGCGACGGCCCGAAGCCCTACGTCACGACGTTCATCGTGCTGTCGGCTGCCGTCGCCGTCTGGGCGGTGAGCTACGGATTTCAACTCGCGATACCGACTCTCGAGGGTAAGCTCATCGTCTACAGTCTCTTACACGTTGGTGGCGTTCTCGTCCCGCCGGCGTGGTTTGCATTCGCGATGACGTACACTGGGAGGGACGACTGGTTGACGAAGCCAATCGTCGCCGGACTGCTCGTCGTTCCGTTGTCGCTGTTGATCGCGATTCCAACGAACCCGTATTCGCTGGCGTTGACGGATGTCACGCTCGAGATGCAGGGATCGATAACCGTCCTTTCCGTGACGACTGGGCCGTTATATCTCCTGTTTTTGGGCTATTCGTACGTTCTGTTGCTGGCTGGGCTTGCACTGATCGTATTCGACACGGTTCGTTCGCCGGGACCGATCAAACGTCAGGGTCTCTTGCTCATGACCGGTGCGAGCGTGCCGTTCGTGGTAAACGTACTGACCGTGTTGGATCTCCCGCCCCTGGGAATTGTCGGTATCAACCTCACGCCCGTCTCACTCGCCCTCTCGTCGGTTCTGTTCGGGATTGCTGTCGTCCGGTACCGGCTGTTGGATTTGCAACCGATAGGCTGGGATGTCGCGATGGCACAGATGGAAGACGGTATCGTGATTCTCGACACGGCCGAACGCGTGGTCGATCTGAACCCTGCAGCCAAACGGCTACTCGGGGATCGTACGCCTGTCGTTGGTCTCGACGCCGAATCTGTGCTCCCCTCCTACGAACGGTTGGCGTCGGGTGAGCCGGTTTCGATGCAGGTAACGGAATCTGACGGAAACGATCGAGTGGTCCAGTTGACCAGATCGCGCCTCGCGAACGCTGACGCCACCTACGGATGGGTCATCGTGTTCCAGGACGTGACCGTCCTCGAGCAACAGCGACAGCAACTTATCCGGCAAAACGAACGCCTCGACGCCTTCGCCAGAGGCGTTTCTCACGACCTTCGCAATCCGCTGACGATCATCGATGGCTACGCGAGGCTGGCCGAGGAGACTGGGGAGCCACAACACTTCGACGAAATACACGAGACTGTTTCCCACATGAGTACGTTTCTGGAAGATTTACTCACTCTTTCACAGCAGGGGCAGACGGTGACAGACCCGCAGCCGATATCACTCGAGTCGGTCGTTCGTGGCGCTGCAGACGCCCTTTCCGAACACGACCTCGAGGTCCGGCTTCAGGCGGATGCCGTTATTCTGGCTGACCGAAAACGGCTTCGACAGGCCCTCGACAATCTGTTTCGAAACGCCTGCGATCACAGCGAGGGGTCGGTGGTCGTCGACGTTGGGTTGCTCGAGAACGGGTTTTTCGTCGAGGATGACGGCCCCGGTATCGACGACGACGCGCTCGAAACGGTCTTCGAAACAGGATATTCGACACGGAAAGCGGGCACCGGATTCGGATTGGCCATCGTTCGAGATATCGTCGACGCCCACGGGTGGGCAATCGAAGCCACTCGTGGTGTCGGCGGTGGGGCACGGTTCGAGATTATCGGCGTCGAAACGGAGTCAACACTCGAATCGAAGTATTAA
- the hisH gene encoding imidazole glycerol phosphate synthase subunit HisH yields MEPTAVSEQELASVAIVDYGLGNLRSVTRGLERAGASVEITEDPDDFRAADGVVLPGVGAFREGVENADPLREDLLAVAERGQPLFGICLGMQMLLTTSEEAETAGDAAVTGLDLIPGTNVRFAEGQKVPHMGWNELAVERDHPLVEGVDGEHAYFVHSYYAVPDDEAATVATTDYDRQFPSIVANEAGNVFGTQFHPEKSGETGLRILRNFVEICADTA; encoded by the coding sequence ATGGAACCTACGGCTGTTTCCGAACAGGAACTGGCGTCCGTCGCCATCGTCGACTACGGGCTTGGGAACCTCCGCAGCGTCACTCGCGGCCTCGAGCGCGCCGGTGCGAGCGTCGAAATTACCGAAGACCCCGATGACTTCCGTGCGGCAGACGGCGTCGTCCTGCCGGGCGTCGGGGCCTTTCGCGAGGGGGTCGAAAACGCCGACCCACTCCGCGAGGATCTGCTGGCGGTCGCCGAGCGCGGCCAACCGCTCTTCGGTATCTGTCTTGGAATGCAGATGCTGTTGACGACCTCCGAGGAGGCCGAAACGGCGGGCGACGCCGCAGTGACCGGCCTCGATCTGATTCCGGGGACGAACGTCCGCTTCGCCGAAGGGCAAAAGGTGCCACACATGGGCTGGAACGAACTCGCGGTCGAACGCGATCATCCACTGGTCGAGGGTGTCGATGGGGAACATGCCTACTTCGTCCACTCGTATTACGCGGTTCCTGACGACGAGGCTGCGACGGTCGCGACGACCGACTACGACCGTCAGTTCCCTTCCATCGTCGCAAACGAGGCGGGCAACGTCTTCGGGACGCAGTTCCATCCAGAAAAGAGCGGTGAGACGGGACTCCGGATTCTGCGAAACTTCGTCGAAATCTGTGCGGACACAGCGTAG
- a CDS encoding aldo/keto reductase, translating into MAVNGIPQPGFGTSGHDDDTCVESVERALEVGYRHVDTAQMYDNEELVGEALERVDLDRDDVFLATKVHPSNLAYEDVLESTEVSLERLGVESVDLLYVHWPTDAYDSAETLPAMDEVVDRGLTRHVGVSNFTIELLEEARSILEAPIVANQVELHPRLQQPELVDYGREHDITTVAYCPVAQGSVADIDTLRKIAATHGATPFQIALAWQHAREGVVPIPKATGAHIEENFTASEIELTEAELEAIEGLDRGERLIDPEAAAWNQ; encoded by the coding sequence ATGGCAGTCAACGGTATCCCACAGCCCGGATTCGGCACCTCCGGTCACGACGACGACACGTGCGTCGAAAGCGTCGAACGCGCCCTCGAGGTTGGCTATCGACACGTCGATACGGCACAGATGTACGACAACGAAGAACTGGTCGGCGAGGCCCTCGAACGCGTGGACCTCGACCGCGACGACGTCTTTTTGGCGACGAAAGTACACCCCTCGAACCTCGCGTACGAAGACGTCCTCGAGTCGACGGAGGTGAGCCTCGAACGACTCGGCGTCGAAAGCGTCGACTTGCTGTACGTCCACTGGCCGACCGACGCCTACGACTCTGCGGAAACGTTGCCCGCGATGGACGAGGTGGTCGACCGGGGACTGACACGGCACGTCGGCGTGAGCAACTTTACGATCGAGTTACTCGAGGAGGCCCGTTCGATTCTCGAGGCACCCATCGTGGCCAATCAGGTGGAACTGCACCCCCGACTTCAGCAGCCCGAACTGGTCGACTACGGGCGCGAACACGACATTACGACGGTCGCGTACTGCCCGGTCGCACAGGGGTCGGTGGCCGATATCGACACGCTTAGAAAGATTGCTGCAACCCATGGAGCGACGCCGTTCCAGATCGCACTCGCCTGGCAGCACGCTCGAGAAGGCGTCGTCCCCATTCCGAAAGCGACGGGGGCACACATCGAGGAGAATTTCACGGCGTCCGAGATCGAACTTACGGAGGCCGAACTCGAGGCCATCGAAGGGCTGGACCGGGGTGAACGACTCATCGACCCCGAGGCGGCTGCCTGGAATCAGTGA
- a CDS encoding pyridoxamine 5'-phosphate oxidase family protein: protein MTRIEVVTLDESERASLLDNGGTGVLSFSTEGDEPPRTIPVSYGYDAVTSNFYFRLATSSEWPADEFDGHAVSFVTYDVDDGWWSIIAKGRLEDIEHEDVATESLDALERVEIPLIDIFGTHPREIDFSFCRLDPTECTGRHEASTSL, encoded by the coding sequence ATGACCCGAATTGAAGTCGTGACACTGGACGAATCGGAGCGTGCATCGCTGCTCGATAACGGCGGAACCGGCGTCCTGTCGTTTTCGACCGAGGGTGACGAACCGCCGCGGACGATTCCGGTTTCGTACGGCTACGACGCCGTGACGTCGAACTTTTACTTTCGACTCGCGACGAGTTCGGAGTGGCCCGCCGACGAGTTCGACGGTCACGCGGTGTCGTTCGTCACCTACGACGTCGACGACGGCTGGTGGAGTATCATCGCGAAGGGTCGCCTCGAGGACATCGAACACGAGGATGTCGCCACGGAATCGTTGGACGCCCTCGAACGGGTCGAAATCCCGTTGATCGACATCTTCGGGACGCACCCGCGCGAAATCGACTTTAGCTTCTGTCGACTCGATCCGACGGAGTGTACGGGTCGCCACGAGGCCAGCACCTCGCTGTGA
- a CDS encoding uracil-DNA glycosylase, whose translation MDENTDNDGEMVGLEVSGCERCPALVDSRNQIVNGTGPTDADVLFVGEGPGATEDERGEPFVGRSGSVLDEQLMTVGLDRETVRITNCVRCRPPDNRDPTREELTNCRGYLETEIERLDPEVIVTLGKVPSEHLLERSVAVTKETGTVEDVRIGEKTRRVLLCLHPAATLYDRSQTDAFLETLETAADLADVDDGEPRSQGQTRLDGY comes from the coding sequence ATGGACGAAAACACCGACAACGACGGAGAGATGGTCGGCCTCGAGGTATCGGGCTGTGAGCGATGCCCGGCGCTCGTCGACTCGCGCAACCAGATCGTCAACGGTACCGGGCCGACGGATGCCGACGTGTTGTTCGTCGGTGAGGGGCCGGGTGCGACCGAAGACGAACGCGGCGAGCCGTTCGTCGGGCGCAGTGGCTCCGTCCTCGACGAACAGCTCATGACCGTCGGACTCGACCGCGAGACGGTTCGCATCACCAATTGCGTCCGCTGTCGGCCACCCGATAATCGGGACCCGACACGCGAGGAACTGACGAACTGCCGAGGCTACCTCGAGACCGAAATCGAACGCCTGGATCCCGAGGTGATCGTGACGCTCGGAAAGGTGCCAAGCGAGCATCTCCTCGAGCGCTCTGTCGCAGTCACGAAGGAAACGGGAACGGTCGAAGACGTTCGTATCGGCGAAAAAACCCGACGAGTTCTTCTCTGTCTGCATCCGGCAGCGACGCTCTACGACCGGAGCCAGACCGACGCGTTTCTCGAGACGCTCGAGACCGCTGCGGACCTCGCTGACGTCGACGACGGCGAGCCCCGTTCGCAGGGACAGACACGTCTCGACGGCTACTGA
- a CDS encoding DUF3006 domain-containing protein, whose translation MARQPLTTRRTALGTLATLVTGLGFAGATGATRDDTENPDTTASNHASSAGSDLSAIDIDDHLPATPYETYIGTVDRIVDGRHVVILLEEGGQTVDQLVVERDRLPNVAERDHLLVLVNEGKFVAGWPLPNRVVRAIRAHR comes from the coding sequence ATGGCACGACAGCCACTGACGACGCGACGAACCGCACTCGGAACCCTCGCCACCCTCGTAACCGGTCTCGGGTTCGCCGGTGCCACGGGCGCTACCCGAGACGACACCGAGAACCCTGACACGACAGCGAGTAACCACGCATCGTCGGCGGGAAGTGATCTATCTGCTATCGACATCGACGATCACCTGCCCGCCACTCCCTACGAGACCTACATCGGCACTGTCGATCGAATCGTCGACGGTCGCCACGTCGTCATCCTGCTCGAGGAAGGTGGACAAACCGTCGACCAACTGGTCGTCGAACGTGACCGCCTCCCGAACGTGGCAGAACGCGATCACCTCCTCGTGCTCGTCAACGAGGGCAAGTTCGTCGCTGGCTGGCCACTTCCCAACAGGGTCGTTCGGGCGATCAGGGCACATCGATAA
- the phnE gene encoding phosphonate ABC transporter, permease protein PhnE — protein MSREESPATDGGTVTDGSQSVERDPRLVEQFETIRQTRRRRAIGGAIIISFLGYLFVQGLAAINIFTEYFNWGFFGESLRNYFPLTEYAVGISFIDFGRYFSFITDRNLLFDPEIGGLLFSWTPDFYAFFIQELGLFSIFGQAGVTLAMGAVGTIMGFPFALLFGVLGSERVTPFPFNFIFRGSMSFIRAIPALVWTLIFIPLAGLGPVSATFAIAVDTVGNLGRLFVDELEEIEDGPIEAMQTTGASKPQIIVFGMLSQVKTSFIAWTLYILEINVRIAVTVGVYGAGGLGQVVEVQQNLLNWSNTMATLMCIFVLIISVELFSQRLRARLRSDEEKMSWRELIVGFPKRMGDSIMK, from the coding sequence GTGAGCCGAGAGGAGTCGCCGGCCACGGACGGTGGCACGGTCACCGACGGTTCACAGTCTGTCGAACGGGATCCACGACTCGTCGAACAGTTCGAGACGATACGACAGACCCGCCGGCGTCGAGCGATCGGTGGGGCGATTATTATCTCGTTCCTCGGCTATCTCTTCGTACAGGGGCTGGCAGCGATCAACATCTTCACCGAATACTTCAACTGGGGCTTCTTCGGTGAATCGCTGCGCAACTACTTCCCTCTGACCGAGTATGCGGTCGGGATTTCGTTCATCGACTTTGGTCGGTACTTCTCGTTTATTACCGACCGAAATCTACTGTTCGACCCGGAAATCGGTGGGCTGCTCTTTAGCTGGACGCCGGACTTCTATGCCTTCTTCATCCAGGAGCTCGGCCTCTTTTCGATCTTCGGCCAGGCAGGTGTCACGCTCGCGATGGGTGCCGTCGGCACGATCATGGGCTTCCCGTTCGCCCTGCTCTTCGGTGTCCTCGGCTCCGAGCGCGTGACGCCGTTCCCCTTCAACTTCATCTTCCGTGGCTCGATGTCGTTCATCCGCGCGATTCCGGCGCTGGTGTGGACGCTCATCTTCATCCCGCTTGCCGGTCTCGGACCGGTCTCGGCGACGTTCGCGATCGCCGTCGACACCGTCGGGAACCTGGGTCGGCTGTTCGTCGACGAACTCGAGGAGATCGAAGACGGCCCGATCGAAGCGATGCAGACGACCGGGGCGAGTAAGCCACAGATAATCGTCTTCGGCATGTTGAGCCAGGTAAAGACCTCGTTTATCGCCTGGACGTTATACATCCTCGAGATCAACGTCCGCATCGCGGTCACCGTCGGTGTGTACGGGGCTGGCGGGCTCGGACAGGTCGTCGAAGTCCAACAGAACCTGCTCAACTGGTCGAACACGATGGCGACGCTGATGTGTATCTTCGTGTTGATCATCTCTGTCGAACTGTTCAGCCAGCGCCTGCGTGCTCGACTCCGCTCCGACGAGGAGAAAATGAGCTGGCGCGAACTGATCGTCGGGTTCCCCAAGCGGATGGGCGACTCGATAATGAAATAA
- a CDS encoding anthranilate phosphoribosyltransferase — protein sequence MAQATQEFGEWPLKRLLTELVGSGPKSADDMNREQAREAFGRILAGKPDHTTLGAFWLANRWKKNTPEELAAFSDVMREESVVTAEPDCDPVDCGANYDGKHTSAVLGVASGVVAAAAGTPVVTHSGDRVPTQKATAYKHVLDELGVRTELEPESSARMVDETGFGFYYQPNFNPGIHALYDRRDQMGVRTFVNTIETVANPANADVHLGSFYHLAFAKKMCDLVAESEALSYSRVLMFQGMEGYDDIRPGYTKVADWCEAPRASEGASGDFDDFEIETAEYGMDMESEDLAVEDVTADSAAITEAVLAGERDDHFADAVALNAAFRMFARDDVADLEAGLERARDVIADGSGEAVLEDLRAF from the coding sequence ATGGCCCAGGCTACCCAGGAATTCGGCGAGTGGCCGCTGAAACGCCTGCTGACTGAACTCGTCGGCTCCGGCCCGAAATCGGCCGACGACATGAACCGCGAACAGGCTCGAGAGGCGTTCGGGCGTATTCTGGCCGGCAAGCCGGATCACACCACGCTCGGCGCGTTCTGGCTGGCAAACCGGTGGAAGAAGAACACGCCCGAGGAACTGGCGGCGTTTTCGGACGTCATGCGAGAAGAGAGCGTCGTCACGGCCGAACCCGACTGTGACCCCGTCGACTGTGGCGCGAACTACGACGGCAAACACACTTCAGCCGTCCTCGGCGTGGCCTCGGGCGTCGTCGCCGCCGCAGCGGGCACTCCCGTCGTGACGCACTCGGGCGACCGCGTCCCGACCCAGAAGGCGACGGCGTACAAACACGTCCTCGACGAACTCGGCGTTCGGACGGAACTCGAGCCCGAATCGTCGGCGCGGATGGTCGACGAAACCGGCTTCGGCTTCTACTACCAGCCGAATTTCAATCCCGGTATCCACGCGCTGTACGACCGACGCGACCAGATGGGCGTTCGAACGTTCGTCAACACAATCGAGACCGTCGCCAATCCGGCCAACGCCGACGTCCACCTCGGCTCGTTCTACCACCTCGCGTTCGCGAAGAAAATGTGTGACCTCGTCGCCGAGAGCGAGGCACTCAGTTACAGCCGCGTCCTGATGTTCCAGGGGATGGAAGGCTACGACGATATCCGTCCCGGTTACACCAAAGTCGCAGACTGGTGCGAGGCGCCACGGGCCTCGGAAGGGGCGAGTGGTGACTTCGACGACTTCGAAATCGAAACGGCCGAGTACGGCATGGACATGGAAAGCGAGGATCTGGCGGTCGAGGACGTGACGGCCGACTCCGCGGCGATTACCGAGGCCGTTCTGGCTGGCGAGCGCGACGACCACTTCGCCGACGCAGTCGCCCTCAACGCCGCCTTCCGAATGTTCGCTCGTGACGACGTCGCCGATCTCGAGGCGGGCCTCGAGCGCGCTCGAGACGTCATCGCTGACGGGAGTGGCGAAGCGGTCCTCGAGGATCTGCGGGCGTTTTAA
- a CDS encoding Lrp/AsnC family transcriptional regulator translates to MSSRTRSDPGDWREGIDAIDAAIIDGYQSGFPIEERPFRALGEALEIEEDDALERVQRLREQGVFRRFGAVLNPPVIGSSTLAAVKAPEDRFDDIAEVINGYQQVNHNYARDHEWNMWFVVTAGSRETRDDIIAEIEAETGCTVLVLPMLTDYYIDLEFPVVNSDSFAREGTDRRSTEHEGGDATTLQGGTDASATRISEDAAGDLSAFDAALLLEIQDGFPLTKTPYRDVADSLESRLSESVEVGRVIEAITSLQDDGCIKRIGCIVNHVVTGFDANCMVVWDVPDEKLDEWGERVGSLPYVTLCYHRPRRPDLEWPYNLFTMIHGRDEAAVDEKIDELAGEYLPVTHERLYSTATLKQTGARYENLVGDD, encoded by the coding sequence ATGAGTTCCCGGACGCGGTCGGACCCAGGCGACTGGCGCGAGGGTATCGACGCGATCGACGCCGCGATCATCGACGGTTACCAGAGCGGCTTTCCGATCGAGGAACGTCCGTTTCGTGCGCTTGGTGAAGCCCTCGAGATCGAGGAAGACGACGCCCTCGAGCGCGTACAACGGCTTCGAGAGCAGGGCGTCTTTCGGCGGTTCGGTGCCGTCCTCAACCCGCCAGTGATCGGGTCGTCGACGCTAGCGGCCGTCAAAGCCCCCGAGGACCGCTTCGACGACATCGCCGAGGTTATCAACGGATACCAGCAGGTCAACCACAACTACGCTCGAGATCACGAGTGGAACATGTGGTTCGTCGTAACCGCTGGCTCTCGAGAGACGCGCGACGACATCATCGCCGAAATCGAGGCCGAAACCGGCTGTACCGTCCTCGTGCTCCCGATGCTCACCGACTACTACATCGACCTCGAGTTCCCGGTCGTCAACAGCGACAGTTTCGCCCGCGAGGGCACGGATCGACGATCCACAGAACACGAAGGCGGCGACGCCACGACCCTCCAAGGCGGCACCGACGCCTCGGCAACCCGCATCAGCGAGGACGCCGCCGGTGACCTCTCGGCATTCGACGCCGCGCTCTTACTCGAGATTCAAGACGGATTCCCACTCACGAAGACACCCTATCGAGACGTGGCTGATTCCCTCGAGAGTCGCCTCTCCGAGTCGGTCGAGGTGGGCAGGGTGATCGAAGCCATCACCAGTCTCCAAGACGACGGCTGTATCAAACGCATCGGCTGTATCGTCAATCACGTGGTCACCGGCTTCGACGCGAACTGCATGGTCGTCTGGGACGTCCCCGACGAGAAACTCGACGAGTGGGGCGAGCGGGTCGGTTCGTTACCGTACGTCACGCTGTGTTATCACCGGCCCCGTCGACCCGACCTCGAGTGGCCCTACAACCTGTTTACGATGATCCACGGCCGCGATGAGGCCGCTGTCGACGAGAAAATCGATGAACTGGCTGGCGAGTATCTCCCGGTTACCCACGAGCGACTGTATTCGACGGCCACGTTGAAACAGACCGGCGCTCGGTACGAGAATCTGGTGGGTGACGACTGA
- a CDS encoding phosphonate ABC transporter ATP-binding protein yields MSHVVVDGLTKQYGDVTALDEVSFEIPSGEFVIILGVSGSGKSTLLRCMSALTQPTSGEIRIDDRPMVAPRPEVAMIFQQHNIIGDLSAYSNALSGGMNRSGFFESLLQLQDDDEKYRALEALDTVGLLEESTQKARRMSGGQQQRVGIARALVQEPEVLLADEPVASLDPGSAQDVMQYLRTASVERDLTTFISLHQVNIARKFGERFIGLRDGQKVFDGYRDELSLDVIDEIYGDIDTEGMFVDGDASGDTTEASP; encoded by the coding sequence ATGTCTCATGTCGTAGTCGACGGGCTTACCAAACAGTACGGTGACGTGACGGCGCTCGATGAGGTCTCCTTCGAGATCCCGTCCGGCGAGTTCGTCATCATCCTCGGCGTCTCCGGGTCGGGGAAATCCACCCTGTTGCGCTGTATGTCCGCGTTGACACAACCGACCAGTGGGGAGATCCGCATCGACGACAGGCCGATGGTTGCACCGCGTCCAGAAGTGGCGATGATTTTCCAGCAACACAACATTATCGGCGACCTGTCGGCGTATTCGAACGCTCTCTCGGGGGGAATGAATCGCAGTGGCTTCTTCGAAAGCCTGCTCCAGTTGCAGGATGACGACGAAAAGTATCGGGCCCTCGAGGCGCTCGATACCGTCGGCCTCCTCGAGGAATCGACGCAGAAAGCCCGTCGCATGAGCGGTGGACAACAACAGCGAGTGGGCATCGCCCGTGCACTGGTACAGGAACCAGAGGTTCTACTCGCCGACGAACCGGTTGCGAGTCTCGATCCGGGGAGTGCACAGGACGTGATGCAGTATCTTCGGACCGCTTCGGTCGAACGCGACCTGACGACGTTTATTAGCTTACATCAGGTCAACATCGCTCGCAAGTTCGGCGAGCGATTTATCGGGCTTCGAGATGGCCAAAAAGTGTTCGACGGCTACCGCGACGAACTCTCCCTCGACGTGATCGACGAAATTTACGGCGATATCGATACGGAGGGGATGTTCGTCGACGGTGACGCCAGCGGGGACACAACGGAGGCGTCACCGTGA